The following coding sequences lie in one Stigmatopora nigra isolate UIUO_SnigA chromosome 4, RoL_Snig_1.1, whole genome shotgun sequence genomic window:
- the LOC144195183 gene encoding divergent protein kinase domain 1C-like isoform X1, whose translation MSGGRRRPGRCRIILAPLLACAAFCLLLGGLPLRPRATDKDVFLSDACTDEDGKRILRRLCWDFAEGSAAGDLCPDLCVRGLMVYQRCLYYERGKKVMAVRWRGRPVVLKSQLENLSSYRPLGWLEYQNAGAEDASPLAILHAATLEVRRWLGLAGEGEDDEEEGAHGSPASLPARKIYSRAELTSMWSLLQQEEYAFLRVLQDLSAHVPKVLGSCGHFYAVESLSAGHAWDRNIFSLENGEQRAADVHRLALSFLDMVRHFDDDFAHKVHLCDVKPENFAIRKDLTVVAIDVDMAFFQPKMEEILEHQCAGDDDCRFFDCTSSCDLAARHCRRQRANTNLQVICQKIFRPWFSPTLLGAKAGLPLQVGTSSVLVPLPGHRPTALCGRPQVELQRAVRECAAPGQAAVDRDVRLRLLRVLTRLLQEGKPSHPV comes from the exons ATGTCGGGCGGGCGTCGTCGCCCCGGCCGCTGCCGCATCATCTTGGCGCCGCTCCTGGCCTGCGCGGCGTTCTGCCTACTGCTGGGAGGCCTTCCGCTCCGGCCCCGCGCCACCGACAAGGACGTCTTCCTGTCCGACGCCTGCACCGACGAAGACGGCAAGAGGATCCTGCGCCGACTG TGCTGGGATTTTGCCGAGGGCTCGGCGGCGGGCGACTTGTGCCCCGACCTGTGCGTCCGCGGCCTGATGGTCTACCAGCGCTGTCTCTACTACGAGAGGGGCAAGAAGGTCATGGCTGTCCGCTGGAGAGGACGGCCCGTGGTCCTCAAGTCCCAGTTGGAAAACCTGTCCTCCTACCGACCCCTGGGGTGGCTGGAATACCAG AATGCAGGAGCGGAGGACGCGTCTCCTTTGGCCATTCTGCACGCCGCCACTTTGGAG GTGCGGCGGTGGCTGGGTTTGGCCGGGGAGGGAgaagatgatgaggaggagggagCCCACGGGAGCCCGGCTTCTCTGCCCGCCAGGAAGATTTACTCCAGGGCCGAGCTGACGTCGATGTGGTCACTGCTGCAGCAGGAGGAGTACGCTTTCCTCAG AGTCCTGCAGGACCTGAGCGCCCACGTGCCCAAGGTGCTGGGTTCCTGCGGGCACTTTTACGCCGTGGAATCTCTGTCGGCGGGCCACGCGTGGGACCGAAACATCTTCTCCTTGGAGAATGGGGAGCAACGGGCGGCGGACGTCCACCGCCTGGCGCTGAGCTTCCTGGACATGGTGCGACACTTTGACGACGACTTTGCGCACAAAGTTCACCTGTGCGACGTCAAGCCAGAGAACTTTGCCATCAGGAAGGACTTGACC GTGGTGGCCATTGACGTGGACATGGCCTTCTTCCAGCCCAAGATGGAGGAGATCTTGGAGCATCAGTGTGCCGGTGACGACGACTGCCGCTTTTTTGACTGCACGTCGTCCTGCGACCTGGCCGCGCGACACTGCCGCCGACAGCGCGCAAACACCAACCTGCAG GTGATTTGCCAGAAAATCTTCAGACCCTGGTTTTCTCCCACGCTGCTCGGCGCCAAAGCGGGGCTCCCGCTGCAGGTGGGTACGTCGTCTGTACTTGTCCCTCTTCCCGGTCACCGTCCCACTGCACTGTGTGGCCGGCCTCAGGTGGAGCTGCAGAGGGCGGTGCGGGAATGCGCTGCGCCCGGCCAAGCGGCGGTAGACCGGGACGTGCGCCTCCGCCTCCTCCGTGTGCTGACCCGCCTTCTCCAGGAAGGCAAACCATCACACCCAGTGTGA
- the LOC144195183 gene encoding divergent protein kinase domain 1C-like isoform X2 codes for MSGGRRRPGRCRIILAPLLACAAFCLLLGGLPLRPRATDKDVFLSDACTDEDGKRILRRLCWDFAEGSAAGDLCPDLCVRGLMVYQRCLYYERGKKVMAVRWRGRPVVLKSQLENLSSYRPLGWLEYQNAGAEDASPLAILHAATLEVRRWLGLAGEGEDDEEEGAHGSPASLPARKIYSRAELTSMWSLLQQEEYAFLRVLQDLSAHVPKVLGSCGHFYAVESLSAGHAWDRNIFSLENGEQRAADVHRLALSFLDMVRHFDDDFAHKVHLCDVKPENFAIRKDLTVVAIDVDMAFFQPKMEEILEHQCAGDDDCRFFDCTSSCDLAARHCRRQRANTNLQVICQKIFRPWFSPTLLGAKAGLPLQVELQRAVRECAAPGQAAVDRDVRLRLLRVLTRLLQEGKPSHPV; via the exons ATGTCGGGCGGGCGTCGTCGCCCCGGCCGCTGCCGCATCATCTTGGCGCCGCTCCTGGCCTGCGCGGCGTTCTGCCTACTGCTGGGAGGCCTTCCGCTCCGGCCCCGCGCCACCGACAAGGACGTCTTCCTGTCCGACGCCTGCACCGACGAAGACGGCAAGAGGATCCTGCGCCGACTG TGCTGGGATTTTGCCGAGGGCTCGGCGGCGGGCGACTTGTGCCCCGACCTGTGCGTCCGCGGCCTGATGGTCTACCAGCGCTGTCTCTACTACGAGAGGGGCAAGAAGGTCATGGCTGTCCGCTGGAGAGGACGGCCCGTGGTCCTCAAGTCCCAGTTGGAAAACCTGTCCTCCTACCGACCCCTGGGGTGGCTGGAATACCAG AATGCAGGAGCGGAGGACGCGTCTCCTTTGGCCATTCTGCACGCCGCCACTTTGGAG GTGCGGCGGTGGCTGGGTTTGGCCGGGGAGGGAgaagatgatgaggaggagggagCCCACGGGAGCCCGGCTTCTCTGCCCGCCAGGAAGATTTACTCCAGGGCCGAGCTGACGTCGATGTGGTCACTGCTGCAGCAGGAGGAGTACGCTTTCCTCAG AGTCCTGCAGGACCTGAGCGCCCACGTGCCCAAGGTGCTGGGTTCCTGCGGGCACTTTTACGCCGTGGAATCTCTGTCGGCGGGCCACGCGTGGGACCGAAACATCTTCTCCTTGGAGAATGGGGAGCAACGGGCGGCGGACGTCCACCGCCTGGCGCTGAGCTTCCTGGACATGGTGCGACACTTTGACGACGACTTTGCGCACAAAGTTCACCTGTGCGACGTCAAGCCAGAGAACTTTGCCATCAGGAAGGACTTGACC GTGGTGGCCATTGACGTGGACATGGCCTTCTTCCAGCCCAAGATGGAGGAGATCTTGGAGCATCAGTGTGCCGGTGACGACGACTGCCGCTTTTTTGACTGCACGTCGTCCTGCGACCTGGCCGCGCGACACTGCCGCCGACAGCGCGCAAACACCAACCTGCAG GTGATTTGCCAGAAAATCTTCAGACCCTGGTTTTCTCCCACGCTGCTCGGCGCCAAAGCGGGGCTCCCGCTGCAG GTGGAGCTGCAGAGGGCGGTGCGGGAATGCGCTGCGCCCGGCCAAGCGGCGGTAGACCGGGACGTGCGCCTCCGCCTCCTCCGTGTGCTGACCCGCCTTCTCCAGGAAGGCAAACCATCACACCCAGTGTGA
- the LOC144195187 gene encoding cytochrome b5-like isoform X4, whose product MAGKVVKYLRLDDISQQNSLKCTWIMIRHKVYDVSSFLQEHPGGEEVLREHSGADATESFEDAGHSADARRVAAQMLIGELHPDDRDKVTEPPESLATVLEEEPSRWLNWLIPLAAAAIVMLTYGVYAGEP is encoded by the exons ATGGCGGGCAAAGTAGTCAAATACTTGAGACTGGACGACATCAGCCAGCAGAACTCTCTCAAGTGCACTTGGATCATGATACGCCACAAGGTCTATGACGTCAGCAGTTTCCTCCAGGAG CACCCGGGTGGCGAGGAGGTCCTGAGGGAGCACTCCGGCGCCGACGCCACCGAGAGCTTCGAGGACGCCGGCCACTCCGCCGACGCCCGCCGAGTCGCCGCCCAAATGCTCATTGGAGAGCTCCATCCG GACGACAGAGACAAAGTCACCGAGCCTCCG GAGAGTCTGGCGACCGTGTTGGAGGAGGAGCCCAG CCGCTGGCTGAACTGGCTGATTccgttggcggcggcggccatcgTCATGCTCACGTACGGCGTGTACGCGGGCGAGCCCTGA
- the LOC144195187 gene encoding cytochrome b5-like isoform X2 has translation MAGKVVKYLRLDDISQQNSLKCTWIMIRHKVYDVSSFLQEHPGGEEVLREHSGADATESFEDAGHSADARRVAAQMLIGELHPDDRDKVTEPPESLATVLEEEPRYVLARSHTHAKQRRPNLTRRAHPPPFQPLAELADSVGGGGHRHAHVRRVRGRALTSRSRGFEVWPGAGRKTPARLRASIRTAVAKEIRGTLIVTSL, from the exons ATGGCGGGCAAAGTAGTCAAATACTTGAGACTGGACGACATCAGCCAGCAGAACTCTCTCAAGTGCACTTGGATCATGATACGCCACAAGGTCTATGACGTCAGCAGTTTCCTCCAGGAG CACCCGGGTGGCGAGGAGGTCCTGAGGGAGCACTCCGGCGCCGACGCCACCGAGAGCTTCGAGGACGCCGGCCACTCCGCCGACGCCCGCCGAGTCGCCGCCCAAATGCTCATTGGAGAGCTCCATCCG GACGACAGAGACAAAGTCACCGAGCCTCCG GAGAGTCTGGCGACCGTGTTGGAGGAGGAGCCCAGGTATGTGCTCGCCCGctcgcacacacacgcaaagcAAAGACGACCCAACCTGACCCGGCGTGCCCACCCGCCGCCTTTTCAGCCGCTGGCTGAACTGGCTGATTccgttggcggcggcggccatcgTCATGCTCACGTACGGCGTGTACGCGGGCGAGCCCTGACGTCACGTTCCCGAGGATTTGAGGTCTGGCCTGGTGCGGGAAGAAAGACGCCTGCCCGGTTGCGGGCCTCCATCCGCACTGCTGTGGCAAAAGAAATTAGAGGGACACTGATTGTCACTTCCTTATGA
- the LOC144195187 gene encoding cytochrome b5-like isoform X3 produces MAGKVVKYLRLDDISQQNSLKCTWIMIRHKVYDVSSFLQERLFFSRCGAREQHPGGEEVLREHSGADATESFEDAGHSADARRVAAQMLIGELHPDDRDKVTEPPESLATVLEEEPSRWLNWLIPLAAAAIVMLTYGVYAGEP; encoded by the exons ATGGCGGGCAAAGTAGTCAAATACTTGAGACTGGACGACATCAGCCAGCAGAACTCTCTCAAGTGCACTTGGATCATGATACGCCACAAGGTCTATGACGTCAGCAGTTTCCTCCAGGAG CGCCTTTTCTTTTCACGCTGCGGCGCCCGGGAGCAGCACCCGGGTGGCGAGGAGGTCCTGAGGGAGCACTCCGGCGCCGACGCCACCGAGAGCTTCGAGGACGCCGGCCACTCCGCCGACGCCCGCCGAGTCGCCGCCCAAATGCTCATTGGAGAGCTCCATCCG GACGACAGAGACAAAGTCACCGAGCCTCCG GAGAGTCTGGCGACCGTGTTGGAGGAGGAGCCCAG CCGCTGGCTGAACTGGCTGATTccgttggcggcggcggccatcgTCATGCTCACGTACGGCGTGTACGCGGGCGAGCCCTGA
- the LOC144195187 gene encoding uncharacterized protein LOC144195187 isoform X1, with protein MAGKVVKYLRLDDISQQNSLKCTWIMIRHKVYDVSSFLQERLFFSRCGAREQHPGGEEVLREHSGADATESFEDAGHSADARRVAAQMLIGELHPDDRDKVTEPPESLATVLEEEPRYVLARSHTHAKQRRPNLTRRAHPPPFQPLAELADSVGGGGHRHAHVRRVRGRALTSRSRGFEVWPGAGRKTPARLRASIRTAVAKEIRGTLIVTSL; from the exons ATGGCGGGCAAAGTAGTCAAATACTTGAGACTGGACGACATCAGCCAGCAGAACTCTCTCAAGTGCACTTGGATCATGATACGCCACAAGGTCTATGACGTCAGCAGTTTCCTCCAGGAG CGCCTTTTCTTTTCACGCTGCGGCGCCCGGGAGCAGCACCCGGGTGGCGAGGAGGTCCTGAGGGAGCACTCCGGCGCCGACGCCACCGAGAGCTTCGAGGACGCCGGCCACTCCGCCGACGCCCGCCGAGTCGCCGCCCAAATGCTCATTGGAGAGCTCCATCCG GACGACAGAGACAAAGTCACCGAGCCTCCG GAGAGTCTGGCGACCGTGTTGGAGGAGGAGCCCAGGTATGTGCTCGCCCGctcgcacacacacgcaaagcAAAGACGACCCAACCTGACCCGGCGTGCCCACCCGCCGCCTTTTCAGCCGCTGGCTGAACTGGCTGATTccgttggcggcggcggccatcgTCATGCTCACGTACGGCGTGTACGCGGGCGAGCCCTGACGTCACGTTCCCGAGGATTTGAGGTCTGGCCTGGTGCGGGAAGAAAGACGCCTGCCCGGTTGCGGGCCTCCATCCGCACTGCTGTGGCAAAAGAAATTAGAGGGACACTGATTGTCACTTCCTTATGA